A window of the Lepus europaeus isolate LE1 chromosome 5, mLepTim1.pri, whole genome shotgun sequence genome harbors these coding sequences:
- the LOC133759167 gene encoding serine/threonine-protein kinase VRK1-like: MAGGAEEGVGSKEMAAGSSYWAGGDGPAAWADTNSSKSVGSDAPYVVKVEPSDNGPLFTELKFYQRAAKPEQIQKWIRTHKLKYLGVPKYWGSGLHDKNGKSYRFMIMDRFGSDLQKIYEANARRFSWKTVLQLSLRILDVLEYIHEHEYVHGDIKASNLLLSYKNPDQVYVVDYGLAYRYCPEGVHKEYKEDPKRCHDGTLEFTSVDAHNGVAPSRRGDLEILGYCMVQWLSGHLPWEDNLKDPNYVRDSKIRYREDIAGLMDKCFPEKNKPGQRCREKERDRQIFHLLVHSPNGSNSQGWARLKPGAFLGCPGEIAKYLETVKLLGYTEKPLYQNLRDILLQGLKAIGSKDDGKLDLSVVENGDLKAKTVTKKRKKEKEESTASSVEDMECSSAQTEETVQTRSRRRRAQQ; the protein is encoded by the coding sequence CGGCGGGAAGTTCGTACTGGGCAGGAGGCGACGGGCCTGCGGCTTGGGCTGATACAAATTCTTCAAAGTCAGTTGGCAGTGATGCACCTTACGTTGTGAAAGTGGAACCCAGTGACAATGGACCTCTTTTTACTGAATTAAAGTTCTACCAACGAGCTGCTAAGCCAGAGCAAATTCAGAAATGGATTCGCACCCATAAACTGAAGTACCTGGGTGTTCCTAAGTACTGGGGGTCTGGTCTGcatgataaaaatggaaaaagttaCAGGTTTATGATAATGGATCGCTTTGGGAGTGACCTTCAGAAAATATACGAAGCAAATGCCAGAAGGTTTTCTTGGAAAACTGTCTTGCAGCTAAGCTTAAGAATTCTGGATGTTCTGGAATATATTCACGAGCATGAGTATGTGCATGGGGATATCAAGGCCTCGAATCTCCTCCTAAGCTACAAGAATCCTGACCAGGTGTATGTGGTGGACTATGGCCTTGCTTATCGATACTGCCCAGAAGGAGTTCATAAAGAATACAAAGAAGACCCCAAGAGATGTCACGACGGCACCCTTGAATTCACCAGTGTCGATGCACACAATGGCGTGGCCCCATCGAGACGTGGTGATTTGGAAATCCTTGGTTACTGCATGGTCCAGTGGCTCAGTGGCCATCTTCCTTGGGAGGATAATTTGAAAGATCCTAACTATGTTAGAGATTCCAAAATTAGGTACAGAGAAGATATTGCAGGTTTGATGGATAAATGTTTTCCTGAGAAAAACAAGCCagggcagagatgcagagagaaggagagagacagacagatcttccatctgctggttcactccccaaatggcagcaacagtcagggctgggccaggctgaagccaggagcttttctgggttgCCCAGGTGAAATTGCTAAATACTTGGAAACAGTGAAATTACTGGGCTATACTGAAAAACCTCTTTATCAAAATTTACGAGATATTCTTCTGCAAGGACTAAAAGCTATAGGAAGTAAGGATGATGGCAAACTGGACCTCAGTGTTGTGGAGAATGGAGATTTGAAAGCGAAGACAGTGacgaagaagagaaagaaagaaaaggaagaaagcacaGCTTCTAGTGTTGAAGATATGGAGTGCTCAAGCGCGCAGACGGAGGAGACCGTGCAAACCCGTTCAAGGAGGAGGAGAGCGCAGCAGTAA
- the LOC133760033 gene encoding glutathione S-transferase Mu 1-like — MPVTLGYWDIRGLTHGIRMLLEYTDTSYEEKRYTMGDAPDYDRSQWLSEKFTLGLDFPNLPYLIDGTHKLTQSNAILRYLARKHGLYGETEEERIRVDILENQVMDNRFQFTMMCYSPDFEKLKPEYLKGLPEKLQLYSQFLGKRPWFAGDKITFADFLVYDILDQNQIFEPGCLDAFPNLKDFMSRFEGLPKISAYMKSSRYLRVPVCAKIAKWRGI, encoded by the exons ATGCCTGTGACGCTGGGTTACTGGGACATCCGCGGG CTGACCCATGGCATCCGCATGCTCCTGGAATACACAGACACCAGCTATGAGGAAAAGAGATACACCATGGGGGACG CTCCCGACTATGACAGAAGCCAGTGGCTGAGTGAGAAATTCACGCTGGGCCTAGACTTTCccaat CTGCCCTACCTAATTGATGGGACTCACAAGCTCACGCAGAGCAACGCCATCCTGCGCTACCTGGCCCGCAAGCACGGCCTGT ATGGGgagacagaagaggagaggaTTCGCGTGGACATTCTGGAGAACCAGGTTATGGACAACCGCTTCCAATTCACCATGATGTGCTACAGTCCGGACTTT GAGAAGCTGAAGCCCGAGTACCTGAAGGGGCTCCCTGAGAAGCTGCAGCTGTACTCGCAGTTCCTGGGGAAGCGGCCCTGGTTCGCAGGGGACAAG ATCACCTTCGCCGATTTCCTTGTCTACGACATCCTTGACCAGAACCAGATATTTGAGCCTGGGTGCCTGGACGCGTTCCCAAACCTGAAGGATTTCATGTCCCGCTTCGAG GGCCTGCCGAAGATCTCTGCCTACATGAAGTCCAGCCGCTACCTGAGAGTGCCTGTGTGTGCGAAGATCGCCAAGTGGAGGGGAATATAG
- the GSTM4 gene encoding glutathione S-transferase Mu 4 has translation MPLTLGYWEIRGLAHAIRLLLEYTDTSYEEKRYTMGDAPDYDRSQWLGEKFTLGLDFPNLPYLIDGTHKLTQSNAILRYLARKHGLCGETEEERIRVDILENQAMDVSNQLAELCYSPDFEKLKPEYLKGLPETMKRFSQFLGSRPWFAGDKLTFVDFLAYDIFDLHRVFEPRSLDAFPNLKDFVARFEGLEKISAYMKSGRFLPRPLYTKVATWGNK, from the exons ATGCCCCTGACCCTGGGTTACTGGGAAATACGTGGC CTGGCCCACGCCATCCGCCTGCTCCTGGAATACACGGACACCAGCTATGAGGAAAAGAGATACACGATGGGGGACG CTCCCGACTATGACAGAAGCCAGTGGCTGGGTGAGAAATTCACGCTGGGCCTGGACTTTCccaat CTGCCCTACCTAATTGATGGGACTCACAAGCTCACGCAGAGCAACGCCATCCTGCGCTACCTGGCCCGCAAGCACGGCCTGT GTGGGGAGACGGAAGAGGAGAGGATTCGTGTGGACATTCTGGAGAACCAGGCTATGGACGTATCCAATCAGCTGGCTGAACTCTGCTACAGCCCAGACTTC GAGAAGCTGAAGCCCGAGTACCTGAAGGGGCTCCCTGAGACCATGAAGCGCTTCTCGCAGTTCCTGGGGAGTCGGCCCTGGTTCGCAGGGGACAAG CTTACCTTCGTGGATTTCCTGGCCTACGACATTTTTGACCTGCACCGTGTCTTTGAGCCCCGGAGTCTGGACGCGTTCCCAAACCTGAAGGACTTCGTCGCTCGCTTTGAG GGCCTGGAGAAGATCTCTGCTTACATGAAGTCTGGCCGCTTCCTGCCGAGACCGCTGTACACAAAGGTGGCCACGTGGGGCAACAAGTAG